The nucleotide window CTCTTTATCTAAAGAGATAAATTTTTTTGACTGCAGAAACTTCTCTAACACTCTTCATTTTAATGTATTCATATCTTTCTTTTCTCCAGTTCATCTATCTCAACCTATATATCGCCGTAATCCCTTTTTTATTTATTAAACTCGTTTTATTCTCTTTTTTATCCTCTATCTTACCTTTTATTTGTTCTAGATTACTTCCCACATCTTAAATATGTATTAATTTATGGTATTTATTTGTTGTTTTGTCTTGAACATATTCTAGAGTAGTCGCAATATCTACATTTCCATTGGTTTTCTCTATCTACAGGTTTAGGTTTTCTTTCATCTTTCCAATACTATGAAATGAACTCTAAACTCCTTTTTTTCAAATTTGATTTCTTTTTTTATCGATAAGTTCTTCGGATTCCAGATGTATATATCAGATTCTGATTGTTTCAGAGAATGTTGTAAAGAATGTGGCATTAATCGAAAAATAGTTTAACTGGCTCTTCTATTTGGTTAGCTTGGATTTCAAGCGAGGTGTTTTCCCTAAGTTCACTGCAGAAATCACTGGTATCTTCTCTTGGTTAAGGTGATATGAATCAATAATCTATTTGTAACTGAATCTAGTGTTTATTATGTTGCTTAGTACTTTCAATTGACATCCTCCCCGCGCTAAAGCATGGGGATTTCCCCCCCCAAACTTTCTTAATATTGGTTGTATTTTTTTTCGGGTGAGGTATTGAGCTATTTCGGTGTCTATCCCAACTTTTGCTCCTGTTGATTAGATTTTCTGGTCTTTCAGTAGGTTTAGGTTTTGTTTTTTTGGGTAATGTTCAGGTTTATCCATAAGGTTGATTTTTAATGTATTATTCTACCTAAAAAGGCTGTTTATTTACATCAATAGTTAGTTCTTAGTTTGCTTTAGTAAAGTATTGGAGAGGTGAGATGGGTTAGATTGGGGTTTGGTTGGTTTGTTGTTTCTTTATTGGTCAATTGGAGATATTATTTAATTTACTATTTTCTTAAAAAGAGGTTTAGAGTGTATATTTTTTTATTTAAAGTTTTATTTGGAATTTAAATGTTGGTTTATGTTAATGTTTTATATTGTTATAGTAGGGTTGATTGTTTTTTTTTGGTTAGTTGGGTGTTTGATAGTTTTAGGTTTATTTAGAGGTTCTTTATAAGCGAACTATTTTTGTTAAATAATTAAAAAAGGGTTGGAGGAGAGTTTTTTATTTTTCTCTCTCGTCTAGTAGTTTGAAGAATACTGAGGTCATTGCTTCTCTTTCTTCTTCAGATGCAACGTTCCAGAGGTCTTTCATTAATTGTTCTTCTGGAGTGGAGGCACATACGCTTTTTGAAAGGTGGTCTGCAAGTCTTTTACCTACTTTCTGAATTCTTTCTTCGGACATACCGAGTTTTTCAGCTGTTTTAACGCCTTTCCGGAGCCTATCGAGCCAAGCATCCCAATCTTCAGTTAGATCCATAGATTTAATACATGCATCTTCTTCTTTTTTTAAACTCATAGTACTTACAAATTGATAAGTTATAATTTATATAATTAACGTAAATTTCTTAAAATATTTAGTAGTTTTAATTATTTTTTAGTTGGCATTATCTTCTAAATCTTTTTTTTTAAAAAAGTTTGTATGTTTTGAAGTGGTTAAGGAGATTAGGTGTCCTCTAAGGTCTTAGGTCATTGGGTCCCTATCACTTCTTTTATTTTTTTGGTCTCGGTTTATAGATGATGCAGATGGATGTTGTGGGGTCACGGTTTTCTTTTTGTTGTAGGTTTCGAGGTAATTTAAAAATCTTTCTTGAGATAGAAGAGGATGGTGTAATTGTTTAGAGTTTTTAGAACATCTTTTAGTGTTATTAATTCGGATAGAGCCTTTTTTATCGAGATTTGTAGTCCAATGACCCCTTTACTTTATCGTTCTGAGTCTGTTTTTCCGAGCCTTAAGAACTTGGGGGCGTTACTCGAAACTCTGAAAAGACATTTATCGTTATTTATTTTAATAGTTGGATTTATTTTTTTGTGTTTTTTGTTATTTAGTTGTATTTTTGTATTTAGTTGTTTGGTTTTTATAGTTGGTTTATTTTTGTCTAATTGGATAAATATAAGTATTGATGTCTTAATAATTAGTGTTAAAGGGGGAAATTGCTAGAATGTATTTTAATAAAACGAGATTGTTTTCTATTGCAATCACTGCACTACTGGTTTGTGCTGCTTTCGGCGCAATAGGTGGATCAGTGATGGCAGAAAACAATGAAGAAGAACTTGAGTTAGAGTTAGAGATAATAACAGAGAAAGTTGACCGGCTTGTTAATGAAGATATTGATTTTCAGGTGACTGCTGATGATGAAGGTGTTGAAGATGTTACTATTTCTTATAACGATGAGGAAGTTGTTACCGATGCAGGTGGTAATGCAACATTAACATTTGATGAAGCAGGGACTTGGACATTAACTGCAGAGAAAGAAAATTATGTAAATGACTCTGTAGAATTAACGGTCTGGACAAACTCAACCGAAATGGATCTTGATTTAGAAGTGCTTACCGATCAAGATGATTGGGTTGAAGGAGAGGAATTAACTTTCCATGTTACCGCTGATAATGAATCAGTTGAAAACGCAACTGTCTCGTTTAACGATCAACAGGCTGTTACCGATGCAGGTGGTAATGCAACATTAACATTTGATGAAGCAGGAACATTTGAAGTGACAGCGGAGAAAGACGATGAAACGGTGGATAATGAGCTTTTTGTTTATAATGATGCCACGGTTGAAGTAGAAATTGAAGAAACACCTGGATTTACAGTTATCCTTGCATTGATTGCTTTAGTTGGTGCTTTGGCAGCGGTACTGATAGTTAGAAACCGAACGCGAAGTTGAATAAAAAATTAGGTTAAGGTTTAGATGGGTCTTTTTTTATGGGCCCAAAACAACCTTCCTTTATTTTTTTGTTTTCTGGTTTATTCTGTTCTTAGTGCTATTATTGGGTCTACTTTTGCTGCTCTCCATGCTGGATATAGTCCTGAGGCTATTCCAACTGCTATACCTACTATGACTGCTATTGTTATCCAGTCAAGTGGGTATACCATCGGCCATCCCATCAGGTTTGTTCCAAGCCATCCTACTCCAAGGCCTAGTGCTACGCCTACTGCTGCTCCTACTATTCCTAGTATTGTTGATTCAACTAGGAATAATTGAATTATGTCTCTGTTTTTTGCTCCAACTGCTTTCATTATTCCTATTTCTCTTGTTCTTTCTACTACGCTGACTATCATGATGTTGGCGATTCCTATTGCTCCTACTACTAGTGCTATTCCGGCTATTCCTACTACGAATATGGTTACTTGGTCTATTATATCTACAATCTGTGCTATCAAGTCATCTAGTGTCTGTACGACTATTTTTTCGTCTTCGCCTTTTAGTTGGCTTGCATCGGATTCCATTGTTAAGTATTGTGTGACTGAGTCTTTTACAGTTGGTAGTTCTTCTATTGAGGTTGCTCCGATCCATATGAATGGGTATGCCAGGTCGTTTGTTCCTCTTGGGGTTTCAACAGAGATTGAGTAGTGTGGGTCGATTGGTACGTATATGGCTGGTGGAACTCCCATGAAGTCCTCTTCTATTATTCCTGTTATGTTGAGGGTTGTTGTTCCTCTGTCTGTTGTATATGATATTGTGTCTCCTACTTTTATTTCTCCATAGTAGTTGAATAGTTGGTTGTTTATTACGGCTTGGTTGGTTGCTTGTTGGAATGATTCACCTTCGATGAAGTTTTCATATGTGAACATTTCTGGTGTTGTTGCTTGGACCTGTATGGTTCCGGTCATTTTTTTATCGCCATATGAGGTTTGTATTGCCGGTATTATTCCCCATGGGGCTGCGAAATCAACTCCCTGTATTGCTTCTATCTGGTTTATGTCGTGTTCTGTGTATATTGGAGAGGTTCCGTACATTATTCCAAATCCGCCTGGCACTGGAATTTCTGTTTGAACTAGTAATGTTGGTGCATCGCTATATAATTCGTCGAACTCTCCTGTTATGCTGTCTGAGAACCCTCCTCCGAGCACCATAAATGTGATTACGGCTCCGATACCGATTATGACTCCGAGTGATGTTAGGGTTGAACGGAGTTTGTGGGAGCCGATTGTACGGATGCTTATTTTCAATGCTTCTAGAGGTCTCACTTGGCTTCACCTTTCACTTCTATTGACTCAATTTTTCCATCAACCATATGTATGGTTCTTTCAGCGTGTTCTGCGATTTCTTTTTCGTGTGTTACTAATAGTATGGTTCTTCCTTCTTTATGCAGTTCTTTAAATAGGTTCATTATGGAGTTTCCGGTGGTTGTGTCTAGGTTTCCGGTTGGTTCGTCTGCCAGGATTAATGTTGGATCGTTTATTAAGGCTCGAGCTATGGCTACTCTCTGTCTTTGTCCACCTGAAAGTTGGTTTGGCCTGTGGTCTGCTCTTGTTTCTAGTCCAACAGTCTTTAGTAGTTTCTTTATCTTTTTGTCGTTGGTTTTAAGAGGATTTTTTGTGAATTGTGTTGGTAGTGTGATGTTTTCTGCTGCTGTTAGTCTTGGCATCAAGTTGAATGTCTGGAAAACAAAACCGATGTTTTTGCTTCTTATTTTCGATCTTTGTTTAGAGTTGGTTTTACTGATGTCTTCTCCATCTATTATGAGTTCTCCACTGTCAGGTGTATCTAGACATCCTAAAACGTTTAATAGAGTACTTTTTCCAGAACCACTTGGACCCATTACAGCTGTATATGAGCCTTTTGGTAGTTCGAGAGAAACTCCATCAAGTGCATGTACAGGTTCTCCCAGATAATATGTCTTACGTAGGTTATCTGCAGTTACAGCTAATTGTTTTTGTATATTTACCTGATTCATTAAATTCTCCTTTTCAATCTATTGGTTATTGCAAAACGAATCCAACCTATATCCATTCATTATAGAAAACAACTTCTATAAATCTATAAAGACTATTTAAAACAGTTCGAAATCGTTAATTATCTTTATAAATTATTTAAATAACTTAATAAAGAACATTACACTATATGGATTAGTTAAATATAAATATATCGATTATAAGACATTTATAACAATTCAATAAACCTATAAATAAATAAAAATACCTTAAAACCTATATAAAAGAATTTAAATAACTTAATATTAATAAATAATTTATCTAAAAAATAGAATCATTAATTTACAATTAAACTACGTTTTACTTATTCACAATATCTCGTTCCTTTACACACCAAAAAAAAAGGGTTTTGACCTCGATTTTGAATTAAAAAAACAATATTCAAACATAAAACAGATAAACTCTAAAAAAAATAACAATAAATAATTCAGTAATTATTTAATTGGAGTAATTGCTTAGCTTTATATATAAAAATAAGAAACTTAAAATAAGAGATTTAATGTTGTGGTTTATAAAAAAATGGGGTTTTTAGGTTGTGTTTAAAGCATAAATCTGTAGAGGAGTATATCTCTATTTATTGTAGTGAACTTGGGTTGTCTGATAAAATTAAGGGTAGGTGTCTTGAGGTTTATTCTAGTGCAGTTGATGGTGGTTTGTTTGCTTCTACTGGCCCTGCTTGCGTAGCTATCGCTGTTATTTATATGGCGGTAGATGTTTCTGGTTCTGAGTTGAGTTGTCAACGTGTTTTAGAGTTTGGTGTTGATGAAAAGAATATTCCTAGATATAGCATTGAACGGCGTTTGAGTTCTTTAAGGTCTTTGGGTTAGTTTTATTTGGTTTGGTTTATTTTTTTGGGTAGTTTTTGGCCTGATAGTGTTACCATTGGCATTCCTCCTCCTGGGTTTACGCTTCCTCCTACGAAGTATAGGTTTTGGTATTTCTGGCTTTTTTTGGGTGCTTTGAATCCTTTGTTAAGTTTTTTGTCGGATACTACTCCGTAGATTGATCCGTGGTTGGATTTGTATAGTTTTTTTATGTCTCTTGGTGTCCAGTGTTCTTCGTAGACTATGTGTTTCTGTAGGTCTTTGAGTCCCATTCTTTCTAGTTTGTTTAGGATTTTTTTCTTGAGTTGTTGGTATTCTTGGGGTGTTGGTGGGCTTTCTGTTAGGTGTGGTATGTGTGGTAGTATTTTTAGGTTGTCGTGGCCTTTTGGTGCGACTGTTGGGTCGGTTCTTTTAGGTGCTACTAGGTATATTGTGGGGTCGTCTGGTAGTTCTTGTTTTTTGAATACTTGTTGGAAGTGTTTTTCTTGGTTTTTTGAGAAAAAGAAGTTGTGGTGTTGGAGTTCTGGGTATTCTTTGTCGAGTCCTAGGTGTATTACTAAGCCACTGCATGATGCCATATATTTTTTGTCGTGTTGTTCTGCTATTTTTTTGTCTTTTGTTAGGTTTTTGTATGTTGGAACTGTCTCCATGTTTGAGATGAATATGTCTGCGGGTATTTTTTCGGAGTTATCTAGTACTGCATGTGTGATTTTGTTGTTTTTTGTTTTTAATTCCATGACTTCTATGTTTTTATGGAGCTGTATATCCTGTTTTTCTAGGAGTTTTTCTATTGCTTTAGCCAGGTTGTACATTCCTCCATCTATGTAGTGAAGACCGTATTTGTATTGGATGTGGGGTAGCATGTTGAGTACGGCGGGTGCGTGTATTGATGATGACCCTACGTATTTTATGAAGAACCCCATTATGTTTTGTAGGTATGGGTTGTCTATTCTTTTGTTTATTCCTTCTTGCATTGTGTGTAGGTAGTCGAATTTTTTGAGGGCTGTTATTCTTCCGTAATGGTTGGTTACTTCTTTCATTGTGTCGAGGCCGTGTTTGAAGTATCCTTGTTCTGCTGTTTGGTAGAGGTTTTTTGAGTATTCCATGTATTTCTGTAGTTGTTTTATGTCTTTTTGGGTTATCTCTGGGTTTTGATCCATTTTTTTGATTTGGTCGTGTAGGTCGATTGTTGTGTTGTCTTCGAAGAAACATCTCCATTGGGGGTCGAGTCTTGTTGTTGAGATGTGGTCGTATAGGTTTTCACCGGCCTTTTGGAATAGTTCTTCGAAGATCTGTGGCATGGTTAGTATGCTTGGCCCTAAATCGAATTTATATCCGTCGATTGTTTTTTGGTTTAGTTTTCCACCTATGTGGTTGTTTTTTTCATATATCTCTACTTGGTATCCATCTGTTGCGAGGGTGATGGCGGCTGAGAGGCCTCCAAGACCTGCTCCTATCACAAGGGCTTTTTCTTTCATATTAATTGCCTCTTTTTTAGTATATGGGGGGGATTAATC belongs to Methanonatronarchaeum sp. AMET-Sl and includes:
- a CDS encoding ABC transporter ATP-binding protein; this translates as MNQVNIQKQLAVTADNLRKTYYLGEPVHALDGVSLELPKGSYTAVMGPSGSGKSTLLNVLGCLDTPDSGELIIDGEDISKTNSKQRSKIRSKNIGFVFQTFNLMPRLTAAENITLPTQFTKNPLKTNDKKIKKLLKTVGLETRADHRPNQLSGGQRQRVAIARALINDPTLILADEPTGNLDTTTGNSIMNLFKELHKEGRTILLVTHEKEIAEHAERTIHMVDGKIESIEVKGEAK
- a CDS encoding DUF3243 family protein, with the translated sequence MSLKKEEDACIKSMDLTEDWDAWLDRLRKGVKTAEKLGMSEERIQKVGKRLADHLSKSVCASTPEEQLMKDLWNVASEEEREAMTSVFFKLLDEREK
- the crtI gene encoding phytoene desaturase family protein, with the translated sequence MKEKALVIGAGLGGLSAAITLATDGYQVEIYEKNNHIGGKLNQKTIDGYKFDLGPSILTMPQIFEELFQKAGENLYDHISTTRLDPQWRCFFEDNTTIDLHDQIKKMDQNPEITQKDIKQLQKYMEYSKNLYQTAEQGYFKHGLDTMKEVTNHYGRITALKKFDYLHTMQEGINKRIDNPYLQNIMGFFIKYVGSSSIHAPAVLNMLPHIQYKYGLHYIDGGMYNLAKAIEKLLEKQDIQLHKNIEVMELKTKNNKITHAVLDNSEKIPADIFISNMETVPTYKNLTKDKKIAEQHDKKYMASCSGLVIHLGLDKEYPELQHHNFFFSKNQEKHFQQVFKKQELPDDPTIYLVAPKRTDPTVAPKGHDNLKILPHIPHLTESPPTPQEYQQLKKKILNKLERMGLKDLQKHIVYEEHWTPRDIKKLYKSNHGSIYGVVSDKKLNKGFKAPKKSQKYQNLYFVGGSVNPGGGMPMVTLSGQKLPKKINQTK
- a CDS encoding ABC transporter permease, whose protein sequence is MRPLEALKISIRTIGSHKLRSTLTSLGVIIGIGAVITFMVLGGGFSDSITGEFDELYSDAPTLLVQTEIPVPGGFGIMYGTSPIYTEHDINQIEAIQGVDFAAPWGIIPAIQTSYGDKKMTGTIQVQATTPEMFTYENFIEGESFQQATNQAVINNQLFNYYGEIKVGDTISYTTDRGTTTLNITGIIEEDFMGVPPAIYVPIDPHYSISVETPRGTNDLAYPFIWIGATSIEELPTVKDSVTQYLTMESDASQLKGEDEKIVVQTLDDLIAQIVDIIDQVTIFVVGIAGIALVVGAIGIANIMIVSVVERTREIGIMKAVGAKNRDIIQLFLVESTILGIVGAAVGVALGLGVGWLGTNLMGWPMVYPLDWITIAVIVGIAVGIASGLYPAWRAAKVDPIIALRTE